A DNA window from Ranitomeya imitator isolate aRanImi1 chromosome 2, aRanImi1.pri, whole genome shotgun sequence contains the following coding sequences:
- the LOC138662872 gene encoding oocyte zinc finger protein XlCOF22-like, with the protein MWSAALQVEVSTIWDPLSEDLLQKRIFLIYPSKMDVDRDKMAERMLHLTLEILFRLTGEGYTVVKKTSSDRCQDPVSEGWGRPLSPITGPPPHPLIHEDINDQKILELTYKMIELLTGEVPIRCQDVAVYFSMEEWEYLEGHRDLYKNVIMEVPQPLTSPDLSSKRTTPERCPRPLLPQDCNQEDPNAPQDHQGEDLTHINTTETYVRGDEWCKEEIPTYGYPDDCTRISEGQLTSSIFKSDDLEILQDTTEVIAVTPDISSSINSKDLSSDPMKQVPSSDSLLTTKENQSHKRGIKKQTAKANKSFSCSECGKSCNSKAALVIHHRTHTGEKPFSCSECGKCYNRKSDLVNHHRTHTGEKPFSCSECGKCFAHKSKFVNHQRAHAGEKPFSCSECGKCFIRKWNLDEHQRTHTGAKPFSCSECGKCFILKGHLVRHQIMHTAEKPYSCSECGKCFKRKLDLDRHQRTHSGEKPFSCSECGKCFKQKWHLFKHQRTHTGEKPFSCSECGKCFNWKWHLDSHQRTHTGEKPFSCSECGKCFNQKSYLVTHQRTHTGEKPFSCLECGKCFKWKALLVKHQSSHTGEKPFSFS; encoded by the exons gtctctacaatatgggatcctctcagtgaagatcttctacaaaagagaattttcctgatttacccatcaaagatggatgtggacagagacaagatggcggagaggatgttacacctcaccctagagatcctcttccggcttactggagag ggttacacagtggtgaagaagacctctagcgatcgctgtcaggaccctgtgtctgagggatggggaagacccctgagcccaatcacggggcctccacctcaccccctgatccatgaggacatcaatgaccagaagatcctagaactcacctacaagatgattgagctgctgactggagag gttcctataaggtgtcaggatgtcgctgtctatttctccatggaggagtgggagtatttagaaggacacagagatctgtacaagaacgtcataatggaggttccccagcccctcacatctccag atctatccagtaagaggacaacaccagagagatgtccccgtcctcttcttccacaggactgtaaccaagaagatcccaatgctcctcaggatcatcag ggtgaagatctgacccatattaatactacagagacatatgtgaggggggatgagtggtgtaaagaggagattcccacatatggctacccag atgactgtaccaggatatcagagggacagctgacatcttcaatttttaaatctgatgatcttgagatcctacaagatacaactgaagtaattgctgttactccagatatatcatcatccattaacagcaaagatctgtcatctgatcctatgaaacaggtcccatcttctgattcactactgactactaaggaaaatcaaagtcacaaaagaggcattaaaaaacaaactgctaaaGCAAATAagtcgttttcatgttcagaatgtgggaaatcttgtaACTCGAAAGCAGCTTTGGTtattcaccatagaactcacacgggagagaagcctttttcctgttcagaatgtgggaaatgttataaccggaaatcagatttggttaatcaccatagaactcacacaggggagaagcctttttcctgttcagaatgtgggaaatgttttgcacataaatcaaAATTTGTTAACCACCAGAGAGCTCacgcaggagagaagcctttttcctgttcagaatgtgggaaatgttttatccgcaAATGGAATCTTGatgaacaccaaagaactcacacaggagcgaagcctttttcatgttcggaatgtgggaaatgttttatcctgaAAGGGCATCTTGTTAGGCACCAAATAATGCACACagcagagaagccatattcatgttcagaatgtgggaaatgttttaaaaggaAATTAGATCTTGATCGTCATCAAAGAACCCActcgggggagaagcctttttcctgctcagaatgtgggaaatgttttaaacagaaatggcATCtttttaagcaccagagaactcacacaggggagaagcctttttcctgttcagaatgtgggaaatgttttaactggaaatggCATCTtgatagtcaccagagaactcacacaggggagaagcctttttcctgttcagaatgtggcaaatgttttaaccagaaatcatatttggttactcaccagagaactcacacaggggagaagcctttttcctgtttagaatgtgggaaatgttttaaatggaaagcacttcttgttaaacatcagagcagtcacacaggggagaagcctttttcattttcttaa